A single genomic interval of Tenuifilum sp. 4138str harbors:
- a CDS encoding methyl-accepting chemotaxis protein gives MLQNLKIRHKLMLFPALFVLIFLVVIILFQILSVTSKRSISKIEYGYMPFVELTNALNFELINLQREFQDAVAAADNEKLNETNTRYQTILSQLDSIKKNQVGKELDVIGIEKQVKDYYSLAFKTSDAMIKGAFSESVTNDINRMVTSFNTLRDQLEGLVKHSKEQANKAFDSTISGFNSSFASTIVILVISLTLFIAISFAIGRSMNLSIKQMQRVIFNLSDGKLNTHELENLKRANDEIGEMLLATEQVIKKLRGVIADVQSSIETINDSGAVTSETSERMAESANEQASSVEEIASTIEQISANIAQNSDNAKSTGAIFEEANRSIKHVSDKSIQVVEANRAIMEKINIINEIAFQTNILALNAAVEAARAGEHGKGFAVVAGEVRKLAEKSRAAAEEIVRLANQSYTLSSEAGKIMQDTIPIVDKTTTLVQEIIAASVEQANGANQVNNAIQQLNQLTQQNASAAESMSQNASQLAYEAQRLSEQIEFFKL, from the coding sequence ATGCTACAAAATCTTAAAATACGACATAAGCTGATGCTTTTCCCTGCTCTCTTTGTGCTTATTTTTCTTGTGGTAATAATTTTATTTCAAATTCTTAGCGTAACCAGCAAAAGGTCGATTTCAAAAATCGAATATGGATACATGCCTTTTGTGGAGTTGACAAATGCCCTAAACTTTGAGCTTATAAACCTTCAACGCGAATTTCAGGACGCTGTAGCTGCTGCCGATAACGAGAAGTTAAATGAAACAAACACTCGTTATCAGACCATACTTAGTCAGCTTGATTCCATTAAGAAGAATCAGGTGGGTAAAGAGTTAGATGTAATTGGTATTGAAAAGCAGGTTAAGGATTACTACAGCCTTGCTTTTAAAACCTCCGATGCCATGATTAAGGGTGCTTTCTCCGAGTCGGTTACCAATGATATCAACCGGATGGTAACAAGTTTTAACACCCTTAGGGACCAACTTGAAGGGCTTGTAAAGCACAGCAAGGAGCAGGCTAACAAAGCGTTTGATTCAACAATAAGTGGGTTTAATAGTTCTTTTGCCAGTACCATTGTAATACTGGTAATCAGCTTAACCCTTTTTATTGCAATATCATTTGCAATTGGGCGCTCCATGAACCTTTCCATAAAACAGATGCAGAGGGTTATTTTTAACCTTTCCGATGGCAAGCTTAATACCCATGAATTAGAGAATTTGAAGAGAGCCAACGATGAGATAGGGGAAATGCTTTTGGCCACTGAGCAAGTTATTAAAAAGCTTCGCGGAGTCATAGCCGATGTTCAATCGAGCATCGAGACCATAAACGACTCTGGTGCTGTTACCAGTGAAACATCGGAACGAATGGCTGAGAGCGCCAACGAGCAAGCCTCGTCAGTGGAGGAAATTGCCTCAACCATTGAACAGATATCGGCAAATATTGCTCAGAACAGCGATAATGCAAAAAGTACGGGTGCTATCTTTGAAGAGGCTAACAGAAGCATTAAGCATGTTTCTGACAAGTCGATACAGGTAGTGGAGGCAAACCGGGCAATTATGGAAAAAATAAACATAATTAATGAGATTGCCTTCCAAACCAACATATTAGCTTTAAATGCAGCAGTGGAGGCTGCCAGGGCTGGAGAGCACGGGAAAGGTTTTGCGGTTGTGGCAGGCGAAGTTCGAAAGCTGGCAGAAAAGAGTAGGGCTGCCGCTGAGGAAATTGTTAGGCTTGCAAACCAGAGCTATACCCTCTCGTCCGAAGCGGGAAAGATTATGCAGGACACCATCCCGATTGTGGACAAAACCACTACCCTAGTACAGGAAATTATTGCCGCTAGCGTTGAGCAAGCCAATGGGGCTAACCAGGTAAATAACGCCATTCAGCAGTTAAACCAGCTTACCCAGCAAAACGCCTCGGCGGCTGAGTCGATGTCACAGAATGCATCCCAATTGGCCTATGAGGCTCAACGGTTAAGTGAGCAAATTGAGTTTTTTAAGCTGTAA
- a CDS encoding PorP/SprF family type IX secretion system membrane protein, with product MRKNKHIGIVAVMALMGVAGAVKGQQQPLYSQYMLDPFLVNPAVAGAEGVTAVNLTARQQWIGYSEAPSTYALSAQTRILKTSFRNRSRLIKTRVRRRRPSGRVGLGAFVFNDNNGRIHRTGFQATYAYHIYMRDYQLSLGASLTSFQFKANVNAIDGYDQTNDPLLMGKTSKFAPDANFGVLLSTQKYYVGFSATSLFQSFIQFGGGSSEVAYRLLRQYYLVGGYRYQPYRSDFAIEPSFLLTTNERFQFGADLNIKGYYKNDYWAGVSIRSTGAVITMVGVKYQQFYFGYAFDYNFTDVSTFSKAGSHELMLGMKLGDSARRYRWLNRF from the coding sequence ATGAGAAAAAACAAACACATAGGAATAGTTGCTGTTATGGCTCTGATGGGAGTGGCAGGTGCGGTAAAAGGCCAGCAGCAACCCCTATACAGCCAGTACATGCTCGATCCCTTCCTGGTAAATCCTGCCGTGGCAGGAGCCGAGGGGGTAACCGCTGTTAACCTAACAGCACGTCAGCAATGGATTGGCTACTCTGAGGCTCCTAGTACCTATGCCTTAAGCGCTCAGACCCGTATACTGAAAACCAGCTTCCGCAACAGGAGCCGTCTTATAAAAACCCGTGTACGCAGGCGTCGCCCTAGCGGTAGGGTTGGCCTTGGAGCATTTGTTTTCAACGATAACAATGGCCGAATACATCGTACCGGATTTCAGGCTACGTATGCCTACCATATTTACATGCGCGATTACCAGCTTAGCCTTGGGGCATCGCTTACCAGCTTTCAGTTTAAAGCTAATGTTAATGCCATTGATGGGTACGATCAAACCAACGACCCCCTGTTGATGGGTAAAACATCAAAGTTTGCTCCCGATGCCAACTTTGGGGTATTGCTTAGCACACAAAAGTACTATGTTGGATTTTCGGCTACTTCGCTTTTCCAGAGCTTCATTCAATTTGGAGGAGGTAGCTCTGAGGTGGCATACCGGCTGCTAAGGCAGTATTATCTTGTGGGAGGGTACAGGTATCAACCCTACCGAAGCGATTTTGCCATTGAGCCATCGTTTCTTTTAACAACCAATGAGCGTTTCCAGTTTGGTGCTGATCTAAACATCAAGGGATACTACAAGAACGATTACTGGGCAGGTGTATCAATACGTTCTACTGGAGCTGTTATTACCATGGTTGGGGTTAAGTACCAGCAGTTCTACTTTGGCTACGCCTTTGACTATAACTTTACCGATGTATCAACCTTTTCCAAGGCAGGTTCGCATGAACTTATGCTAGGCATGAAGCTTGGCGACAGCGCCCGCCGCTACCGCTGGTTGAATAGGTTCTAG
- a CDS encoding gliding motility-associated C-terminal domain-containing protein gives MKRLRYILPLLFTLAGIAVQAQQPDLPMACVGHTERYGVKGFNGISDFQWTITDPDGNILQQGTDYNLLARGDSIDILWREGMKGGIYTLTVVEHTDYGCTGNPYTVNVVLNTPEIFIPITNNIPDELNVCIGNIAALDPGSGFIHYLWQDGNTNQVYYTGESGTYTVRLVNSNYSCSYDITEVTVRPLPVVDLGNDTTLFANQTLLLDVYNPDFTVYDWSTGAITPSITVDGQSGDQTIWVKVTDNYGCSNSDTIQVSAADYSNLRIPAAFTPNKDGVNDMWEFPAPYKGQDLRGYITDVDVKVFNRWGKMVWSSKGTYKPWDGKDLNGKELPMDSYHYIIVFTVGEKKYEYKGSVTVIR, from the coding sequence TTGAAAAGGTTACGCTACATACTACCCCTTCTTTTTACCCTTGCGGGTATAGCAGTACAGGCTCAACAACCCGATTTACCCATGGCCTGTGTTGGCCATACTGAGCGTTACGGTGTTAAGGGCTTTAATGGCATATCAGATTTCCAGTGGACTATAACCGACCCCGATGGCAATATCCTGCAGCAGGGAACCGATTACAACCTCCTGGCGCGAGGCGATTCAATTGATATCCTCTGGCGCGAGGGAATGAAGGGTGGCATTTACACCCTTACGGTGGTTGAACATACCGATTATGGCTGCACCGGAAACCCCTACACCGTTAATGTGGTACTGAATACCCCTGAGATATTTATACCCATTACCAACAACATCCCCGATGAGCTTAATGTTTGTATTGGTAACATTGCTGCGCTTGACCCCGGTAGTGGGTTTATCCATTACCTGTGGCAGGATGGAAATACTAACCAGGTTTACTATACCGGCGAGAGCGGAACCTACACCGTTAGGCTGGTTAACTCAAACTACAGCTGTTCCTACGATATAACCGAGGTAACCGTTAGGCCACTTCCTGTGGTTGATTTAGGTAACGATACCACCCTGTTTGCCAACCAAACCCTACTGCTCGATGTGTACAACCCCGATTTTACGGTTTACGACTGGAGCACCGGTGCCATTACTCCAAGCATTACGGTTGATGGCCAAAGTGGAGACCAAACCATTTGGGTAAAGGTAACCGATAACTATGGATGTTCCAACTCCGATACCATTCAGGTTTCGGCTGCCGATTACAGCAACCTGCGCATTCCTGCAGCCTTTACGCCCAACAAGGATGGCGTAAACGACATGTGGGAGTTCCCAGCACCCTACAAGGGGCAAGACCTGCGAGGTTATATAACCGATGTTGACGTAAAGGTTTTCAACCGTTGGGGGAAAATGGTATGGAGCAGCAAGGGTACATACAAACCCTGGGATGGAAAGGATTTGAACGGCAAGGAGTTACCCATGGATTCGTATCACTACATCATTGTATTCACTGTTGGCGAAAAGAAGTACGAGTACAAGGGTAGCGTAACGGTTATTAGGTAG
- a CDS encoding DUF1573 domain-containing protein, with protein MKKLLTISVLAAFAFSVAAQNAVPKINFKTSTYDYGKIKEDDGVAYYSFEFTNTGNAPLIIQRVATSCGCTTPEWPKEPIAPGKGGKIKVGYNPAGRPGPFAKTVTIYSNAETPTVILQIKGEVIPHVKTIDEIYVTPIGDELKFEKIHFALGRIFLGRTYTDTIKFINKSSAPVTVKANTQGMNFMQVKVVPEVVKPNQFGAIVLTYNPDKREEWGFIVDRFTISVNDKAMNTSPITITASIEEDFSKLTQKDLENAPKAEFNTLQYDFGTVKSGDPVNYDFVLKNTGKTDLIIRKIKASCGCTTATPSKSVLKPGESTEISASFRTAGYSGRQGKTITVITNDPRNSTLILRLTGNVNKAQ; from the coding sequence ATGAAGAAGTTATTGACAATTTCAGTTTTAGCTGCTTTTGCATTTTCAGTTGCAGCGCAGAATGCAGTTCCAAAAATCAACTTTAAAACAAGTACCTACGATTACGGCAAAATAAAGGAAGATGATGGGGTAGCATACTATTCCTTTGAGTTTACCAATACAGGGAATGCCCCACTAATCATTCAGCGCGTGGCTACATCGTGTGGATGCACAACCCCTGAATGGCCTAAGGAACCCATAGCACCCGGGAAGGGAGGAAAAATAAAAGTAGGTTACAATCCAGCCGGACGTCCAGGTCCATTTGCAAAAACCGTAACCATATACTCCAACGCCGAAACACCAACGGTAATTCTCCAGATTAAGGGCGAGGTTATTCCGCATGTTAAAACCATTGACGAAATCTATGTAACCCCTATTGGCGACGAGCTTAAGTTCGAAAAAATACATTTTGCCTTGGGTAGAATATTCTTAGGCCGTACCTATACCGATACCATAAAGTTCATTAATAAATCAAGTGCACCTGTAACAGTTAAGGCCAACACACAGGGAATGAACTTTATGCAGGTGAAAGTGGTACCCGAGGTGGTTAAACCAAACCAGTTTGGCGCCATTGTGCTTACCTATAACCCCGATAAGCGGGAGGAGTGGGGCTTTATTGTTGATAGGTTTACAATTTCCGTTAACGATAAAGCTATGAACACCAGTCCAATAACCATTACCGCAAGCATTGAGGAGGATTTTTCAAAGCTTACGCAGAAGGATTTGGAAAATGCGCCCAAGGCTGAGTTCAATACCCTACAGTACGATTTTGGAACGGTTAAATCGGGCGACCCCGTAAACTACGATTTTGTTCTCAAGAATACAGGCAAAACCGATTTAATTATCCGCAAGATTAAGGCAAGCTGTGGTTGTACAACCGCAACCCCATCTAAGAGTGTGCTTAAGCCAGGTGAATCCACTGAGATATCAGCTTCGTTCCGAACAGCTGGATACTCCGGCCGACAGGGAAAAACCATTACAGTTATTACCAACGATCCCCGTAACTCAACATTAATACTCCGCCTAACAGGGAATGTTAATAAGGCACAGTAA
- a CDS encoding sulfite exporter TauE/SafE family protein yields the protein MSIAHLVLLLFIGLTAGFVGGALGLGGGIIIVPALIYLLNFTQHEAQGTSLMVLLFPVGIFAVVNYYRAGFIDWKLALILMVGVVIGSYFGSMVSINIPAETLRKIFGFFIVLVGIKMILGR from the coding sequence ATGAGTATTGCACACCTTGTTTTGCTTTTGTTTATTGGGCTAACCGCAGGTTTTGTGGGTGGTGCTTTAGGCCTTGGCGGAGGGATAATTATTGTTCCAGCTTTAATCTATCTGCTAAATTTTACCCAGCACGAGGCGCAGGGAACCAGCCTAATGGTTTTGCTCTTTCCTGTGGGAATTTTTGCTGTTGTAAACTACTACCGTGCTGGATTTATCGATTGGAAACTTGCACTGATTCTAATGGTAGGTGTTGTAATTGGCAGCTACTTTGGCTCAATGGTATCCATTAACATCCCGGCCGAAACACTCCGGAAGATTTTCGGGTTTTTCATTGTTTTAGTTGGCATTAAGATGATTTTAGGGCGATGA